The window TGCAGTGTTCTGGTACCAGATTTATTTCGCGGGAATCCATGGGTGAAGGACCAGCCGAAGATCATGTTTCAACAATGGCTAGCTACACAAGACCCCCAAAGGGTTGCTCGAGACATTGACATGTCAGTAAAATGGCTGGTTGATGAATTCATAGCTGCAGGAGTCACAGAGAAGCTCGGTGTCATCGGGTTTTGCTTTGGAGGCGGCCGCGTGATAGACGTTCTAGCCCAAGACCAGGGTGCTCATTTCGGTACCGGTGTCTCCTTCTATGGGACAAGAATCAACCCATCTGCAGCAGCCAATGTAAAGGTACCTGTATTGTTCATTTCAGGGGACGATGACCCACTTTGTCCAGTCAATTTGCTGAAAGATATTGAGAAGAGCATCGGCAGGGGGTCAAGATTGGTAATATTTGAGGGAAGAGGCCATGGGTTTGCTCACCGGCCAGAATCTCCCGAAGATGATGAAGACGCAGAGCAGGCGTTTACGGTCCTGAGAAGTTGGTTGCAGGAAGGTTTGGCTGTAAATAACTGAATGCCAGTTAGTTTTGGTTAGTTCCCTTTGTGTGTATTCATCTTGAAGAAGAAACCAATGATAACCCTGCTGCTTGTTATTATGATAGTAGGCCATTTTCAGTTCTTTTATTGGGAATTTTGATAGTGATGAAAGTGATTTGTCagtatcatattttcattatattccATGTTGCGTTCATTCAAGGAACCATTGATGAAGAACCCTTTGATGTACCAGACCTGTGATATAGCTCAAAGGTACATTGGTTTTCCGGTTTTTGGTCGATGGTGAAACTGAAACACTGCTTTGATATGCTCCTGTTCAGGTAACTTCTGAGACACTGCTGCACCCGAGATCTGAGGCACATTCCATTGAGGAGTTCTTGTTTTGGTAGCTCAACACAAGTATCACAACGAGCACAGGTGTTACAGGTTTTGGTTTGAGGTCTAGAAAAAGACCTATGAAGTTACTATTAATGGCCTGTGTAATTTTGTtgttggaaaattgaatttatgtatgagaattatattttaaaattatttttattaaaactaaggataattttgatatttttaaaaattgtaaacaAAATACAAGTGGATTTTTGAAATAGCGGGTTTTTATGCTTTAAACATGTGTCTAAGAGTTTTATCTAAAAATGTCATATTTGATTGATAGGATATAACATAGGATAAATAAACGGTGAGATATAttacctattttttttcttatacgtGTGATATGTTAATTTTATGGTAAGATATGGAATATGTATATcccatatattaaaaatttattttttatatactcattttacaaataaatatatatatatatatatatatatatatatatatatatatatataaatttatagttaaaaaagaaaaactaaaaaaatataaaccgatattaataaataatatataaattattttaatatattgaataatgtaatataaattttttttatttataaagtttaaatattttaattataaatattgtaaaatataagagaaattttaaatttttaaatagtaattattagtgatataatttttattttaaacattaaaaatgaatattcatttcatattatttttttattcattttataaattaaatataaacataatataataaaacatattcACCGATATGTATATTTAAGgatattatatttcattaaaaatcatatctatatttttcctatctaatgagatataataatttaaaaaatgcatattttattCTATCCTATTTCgtcaataaaaaataacctTTAAATAAATCTAATATTTAAACACTACTTCAATATTTATAGAAAGGGGAAAAATGTTCTGTTTTACActtgggaaataaaaaataaataaataaataataattaaacttAGATTTCTCATATCAAAACTAGTATCTATTCCAGCTATGTATTGTAAgcttagttattttttgttgaatatattaaatttaaattttacaaattcatttttccgttttccattttcttttttcaaaactctataCCGAAATACCTCTAAAAAAACTCTACCAGACAGTCTTGCTTGGGAATTGGTTAAAGAGGATGGTGCCTCGGAAAGGGAATGAATAGAACATTTGTTTTAGCATAGAATGGAGAATTTGGACCATTAGAGAGAGATATTTGGCAATTGGTGGTCCTTAGTTGTTGTGGCTTGTAGTGGAAGGCAACTGGCTTTGTGATATA is drawn from Vitis riparia cultivar Riparia Gloire de Montpellier isolate 1030 chromosome 18, EGFV_Vit.rip_1.0, whole genome shotgun sequence and contains these coding sequences:
- the LOC117906218 gene encoding carboxymethylenebutenolidase homolog, encoding MGLAMTTNTLPPALLSASSISSSFRRPLYCHYSSISASPRILSSRICKSLPSLTKNTACRVSSGQVKVEDSVDDEACELVNGVELSIGEGDDSINAYLLKAVKNNNGTGILLLSDVFGFEDSSTRDFAYRVACNGYNVLVPDLFRGNPWVKDQPKIMFQQWLATQDPQRVARDIDMSVKWLVDEFIAAGVTEKLGVIGFCFGGGRVIDVLAQDQGAHFGTGVSFYGTRINPSAAANVKVPVLFISGDDDPLCPVNLLKDIEKSIGRGSRLVIFEGRGHGFAHRPESPEDDEDAEQAFTVLRSWLQEGLAVNN